A genomic stretch from Pontivivens ytuae includes:
- a CDS encoding DUF6476 family protein, with protein MATPSDQDPPEPANLRFLRRLVTVLTAVMILGVIAIVGLLVIRLGGGAEAPVVPEVVALPEGERAEAVTQGRGWFAVVTTDEGGRQRIRIFGEGGALREVVEIE; from the coding sequence ATGGCGACGCCCTCCGATCAGGACCCGCCGGAGCCCGCGAACCTGCGGTTCCTGCGCCGGCTCGTCACCGTGCTCACGGCAGTGATGATCCTCGGCGTGATAGCGATCGTGGGCCTGCTTGTCATCCGCCTGGGCGGCGGGGCCGAGGCGCCGGTGGTGCCGGAGGTGGTTGCTTTGCCCGAGGGCGAGCGGGCGGAAGCGGTGACGCAGGGCCGCGGCTGGTTCGCGGTGGTCACGACGGATGAGGGCGGTCGGCAGCGGATCCGGATCTTCGGTGAGGGCGGTGCCCTGCGCGAGGTCGTGGAGATCGAGTAG
- a CDS encoding RluA family pseudouridine synthase, which translates to MSEPFELIAANAGRLDKVLADVAPEGTGLSRSRLRALIEGGAVEGPHGIETDIRRRVAPGERFAVTLPPATDPEPQPEDIPLTVAYEDAHLIVVDKQAGMVVHPAPGAESGTLVNALLHHCGDSLSGIGGERRPGIVHRIDKDTSGLLVVAKSDAAHQALAARFAAHDIDRRYRAICHGVPDPGDPRLRGVPGLVMEPGGVIRIETNLDRHPADRKKMAVRPTGRHAVTRARVLERFDLARPLAALIECKLETGRTHQIRVHMTHAGHALVGDPVYGGHRSVPEAARFLREFPRQALHAATLGFAHPITGDALEFESELPADMADLLSDLRSLR; encoded by the coding sequence ATGTCTGAACCTTTCGAGCTGATCGCGGCCAATGCCGGCCGCCTTGATAAGGTCCTCGCCGACGTGGCGCCAGAGGGGACGGGCCTCTCCCGCTCCCGCCTGCGCGCGCTGATCGAGGGCGGCGCGGTCGAAGGCCCGCATGGCATCGAGACCGACATCCGCCGCCGTGTCGCCCCCGGCGAGCGCTTCGCCGTCACCCTGCCCCCCGCCACCGATCCGGAGCCGCAGCCAGAGGACATTCCCCTCACCGTCGCCTACGAGGATGCGCACCTGATCGTCGTGGACAAGCAAGCGGGCATGGTTGTCCACCCCGCGCCGGGGGCGGAGAGCGGCACCCTCGTCAACGCGCTGCTTCACCATTGCGGCGACAGCCTCTCCGGCATCGGAGGGGAGCGGCGGCCCGGCATCGTCCACCGGATCGACAAGGACACGTCGGGCCTCCTGGTGGTGGCGAAGAGCGACGCCGCGCACCAGGCCCTCGCCGCCCGCTTCGCCGCCCACGACATCGACCGGCGCTACCGCGCGATCTGCCACGGCGTGCCCGATCCGGGCGACCCGCGCCTGCGCGGTGTGCCCGGGCTGGTGATGGAGCCGGGCGGCGTGATCCGCATCGAAACCAATCTCGACCGCCACCCCGCCGACCGCAAGAAGATGGCCGTGCGCCCCACGGGCCGTCACGCCGTCACCCGTGCGCGCGTGCTCGAACGCTTCGATCTCGCCCGGCCCCTCGCCGCCCTGATCGAGTGCAAACTCGAGACCGGGCGCACCCACCAGATCCGGGTTCACATGACCCATGCGGGCCATGCCCTCGTCGGCGATCCGGTCTATGGCGGCCATCGCTCGGTGCCGGAGGCCGCCCGCTTCCTGCGCGAGTTCCCCCGCCAGGCGCTGCACGCCGCCACGCTCGGCTTCGCTCATCCGATCACCGGAGACGCGCTGGAATTCGAAAGCGAGCTACCAGCCGACATGGCCGATCTGCTAAGTGACCTCCGTTCACTCCGGTGA
- the rpoH gene encoding RNA polymerase sigma factor RpoH — translation MANYTSLPAPSPEQGLSRYMQEIRKFPMLEPEEEYMLAKAWVDHQDKESAHKLVTSHLRLAAKIAMGYRGYGLPTAEVVSEANVGLMQAVKRFDPEKGFRLATYAMWWIRASIQEYILRSWSLVKMGTTAAQKKLFFNLRKAKNKIGALEEGDLRPEHVQKIATDLGVTEEEVTSMNRRLSGGDASLNAPLKSDGEGASEWQDWLTDEDADQAEAYAEQDELDNRRELLMQSMEMLNERERHILTERKLKDEPQTLEDLSQEYGVSRERIRQIEVRAFEKLQKRMRELAAEQNMIPAVN, via the coding sequence ATGGCCAATTACACCAGTCTTCCCGCTCCAAGCCCCGAACAGGGCCTGTCCCGCTACATGCAGGAGATCCGCAAGTTCCCCATGCTGGAGCCGGAGGAGGAGTACATGCTCGCCAAGGCCTGGGTCGATCACCAGGACAAGGAGAGCGCGCACAAGCTCGTCACCTCGCACCTGCGCCTCGCGGCGAAGATCGCCATGGGCTATCGCGGCTATGGCCTCCCGACGGCAGAGGTGGTGAGCGAGGCGAACGTGGGCCTCATGCAGGCCGTCAAACGCTTCGACCCGGAAAAGGGCTTCCGCCTCGCCACCTACGCGATGTGGTGGATCCGCGCGTCGATCCAAGAATACATCCTGCGGTCCTGGTCCCTCGTGAAGATGGGCACGACCGCCGCGCAGAAGAAGCTCTTCTTCAACCTGCGCAAGGCCAAGAACAAGATCGGCGCGCTAGAGGAGGGGGATCTCCGCCCCGAGCACGTGCAGAAGATCGCCACCGATCTCGGCGTGACGGAGGAGGAGGTAACGTCCATGAACCGTCGCCTCTCCGGCGGTGACGCCTCGCTCAACGCCCCGCTGAAATCGGACGGCGAGGGCGCTTCCGAGTGGCAGGACTGGCTGACGGACGAGGATGCCGATCAGGCCGAGGCCTATGCCGAGCAGGACGAACTCGACAACCGCCGCGAGCTGCTGATGCAGTCGATGGAGATGCTCAACGAGCGCGAGCGCCACATCCTGACGGAGCGCAAGCTGAAGGACGAGCCGCAGACGCTGGAGGATCTCTCCCAGGAGTACGGCGTCAGCCGCGAGCGGATCCGCCAGATCGAGGTCCGCGCCTTCGAGAAGCTGCAGAAGCGGATGCGTGAGCTTGCCGCAGAGCAGAACATGATCCCGGCGGTGAACTGA
- a CDS encoding NAD(P)-dependent oxidoreductase, protein MIERILVLGATGDTGKLVVEAARHRGLKVNAAARDPGDIETTDAEVRPVAVDVMEPRGLPEALNGVDAVISTLGVGNDPATLASPPPLYTDGHMNVVNAMEDAGLDRLICVSALWSRGNDYGPLWFRAGPVMALTRVYSQMRAMERQLGAHPKLRFTAVRAGYLQDDAIDSPPPEPHADRAPEGCWLTRRADLAEFLVTCAVEETWIRKCPCFAQKDDGKVLARKTPSVA, encoded by the coding sequence ATGATCGAACGCATCCTTGTCCTCGGCGCCACCGGTGACACCGGCAAACTGGTGGTCGAGGCCGCGCGCCACCGCGGCCTCAAGGTGAACGCCGCGGCGCGCGATCCCGGTGACATCGAGACTACCGATGCCGAGGTGCGCCCCGTCGCCGTCGACGTGATGGAGCCGCGGGGCCTGCCCGAGGCGCTCAACGGCGTAGATGCGGTGATCTCGACCTTGGGCGTCGGCAACGATCCAGCGACGCTCGCCTCCCCGCCACCGCTCTACACCGATGGGCACATGAACGTGGTCAACGCAATGGAGGATGCGGGCCTCGACCGCCTCATCTGCGTCTCCGCCCTCTGGTCGCGCGGCAACGATTACGGCCCGCTCTGGTTCCGCGCGGGGCCCGTCATGGCGCTCACCCGGGTCTATTCCCAGATGCGCGCGATGGAGCGGCAGTTGGGTGCGCATCCGAAACTCCGCTTCACCGCCGTCCGCGCCGGCTACCTGCAGGACGACGCGATCGACAGCCCTCCCCCCGAACCCCATGCCGACCGCGCTCCGGAGGGCTGCTGGCTGACGCGCCGCGCCGACCTCGCGGAGTTTCTCGTGACCTGCGCGGTCGAGGAGACGTGGATCCGCAAGTGCCCCTGCTTCGCGCAGAAGGACGATGGGAAGGTGCTCGCCCGCAAGACACCAAGTGTCGCCTGA
- a CDS encoding DUF2975 domain-containing protein — translation MPLSPALRRACLAARVTCHLAVVVIPVAALYTIATRGLDPALALIGIAVLVPPVTVGLWGLAALARFFEAARRGGVLTASATRDLRRFALSLLVQAVLTPIVGAAFSVLDSWANGPGQRTLAIAISSDVIGFAVLAALLLVVASALAEAAAQAEERKLII, via the coding sequence ATGCCCCTCTCCCCTGCCCTGCGCCGCGCCTGCCTCGCGGCGCGCGTCACCTGCCACTTGGCCGTCGTCGTGATCCCGGTCGCCGCGCTCTACACCATCGCCACGCGGGGCCTCGACCCCGCGCTCGCGCTGATCGGCATCGCGGTGCTCGTGCCCCCGGTCACCGTCGGCCTCTGGGGCCTCGCCGCCCTCGCCCGGTTCTTCGAGGCGGCGCGCCGGGGTGGTGTACTGACCGCCAGCGCCACCCGCGACCTGCGCCGCTTCGCCCTGTCGCTGCTGGTCCAGGCGGTCCTGACGCCAATCGTCGGCGCCGCCTTCTCCGTCCTCGACAGCTGGGCGAACGGGCCGGGGCAGCGCACGCTCGCCATCGCGATCTCCAGCGACGTGATCGGCTTCGCGGTGCTCGCGGCTCTCCTGCTCGTCGTCGCGAGCGCGCTGGCCGAAGCCGCCGCGCAGGCCGAAGAGCGCAAGCTCATCATCTGA
- a CDS encoding helix-turn-helix domain-containing protein, protein MPIVIRLDVMLARRKMRSKDLAAEIGISEQNLSILKTGKAKGLRFDTLEKICRALDCQPGDLIEWEP, encoded by the coding sequence ATGCCGATCGTCATTCGCCTCGACGTGATGCTCGCGCGGCGCAAGATGCGCTCAAAGGATCTCGCCGCCGAGATCGGGATCAGCGAGCAGAACCTCTCGATCCTCAAGACCGGCAAGGCGAAGGGCCTGCGCTTCGACACGTTGGAGAAGATCTGCCGCGCCCTCGACTGCCAGCCCGGCGACCTGATCGAGTGGGAACCCTGA
- a CDS encoding AAA family ATPase, translating to MIVHINGRPGTGKLTIGTALAERIGARLLDNHTIYNLAFALTEAKSPAFYEAVAEVREIAHRRVLDLPAEVPVVLTDAHFADSAHGRAAWATGAALARRRGCPYLVVVLDCAAEENLRRLQSPGRAGKRKPRDPALYPGITARRPLIREGGDRTLELDVTELSAEDAAAQIADWI from the coding sequence GTGATCGTCCACATCAATGGACGCCCGGGGACCGGCAAGCTCACCATCGGGACGGCGCTGGCCGAGCGGATCGGGGCGCGCCTGCTCGACAATCACACGATCTACAACCTCGCCTTCGCGCTGACCGAGGCGAAATCCCCCGCCTTCTACGAGGCCGTGGCGGAGGTGCGGGAGATCGCCCATCGCCGCGTGCTCGACCTGCCGGCGGAGGTGCCGGTGGTCCTGACGGATGCGCATTTTGCGGATTCCGCGCATGGACGGGCGGCGTGGGCGACCGGGGCGGCACTCGCCCGGCGGCGGGGCTGTCCGTATCTGGTCGTGGTGCTCGACTGTGCTGCGGAGGAGAACCTGCGGCGCCTGCAGAGCCCGGGCCGGGCGGGCAAGCGCAAGCCGCGGGACCCCGCTCTCTATCCTGGCATCACGGCGCGGCGCCCACTGATCCGCGAGGGCGGCGACCGGACGCTGGAGCTCGACGTGACGGAGCTGTCGGCGGAGGACGCGGCGGCGCAGATCGCCGACTGGATCTGA
- the upp gene encoding uracil phosphoribosyltransferase, translating to MTQHLTVVDHPLVQHKLTLMREKGTSTAVFRQLLREISHLLAYEVTRDLPMTTTQIDTPLTEMEAPTLKGKKLALISILRAGNGLLDGVMDLIPSARVGFVGLYRDEETLKPVQYYYKVPAELDSRVVIAVDPMLATGNSSAAAVDLLKQSGAKDIRFLCLLAAPEGVACMKERHPDVRIVTAALDERLNEKGYILPGLGDAGDRMFGTK from the coding sequence ATGACCCAGCACCTGACCGTCGTCGATCACCCGCTGGTGCAGCACAAGCTGACCCTGATGCGGGAGAAGGGGACCTCCACCGCCGTGTTCCGCCAGCTTCTGCGGGAGATCAGCCACCTGCTCGCCTATGAGGTCACGCGCGACCTGCCGATGACCACGACCCAGATCGACACGCCGCTGACCGAGATGGAGGCGCCGACGCTGAAGGGCAAGAAGCTCGCGCTGATCTCGATCCTGCGGGCGGGCAACGGGCTGCTGGACGGAGTGATGGACCTGATCCCCTCGGCCCGCGTCGGCTTCGTCGGCCTCTACCGGGATGAGGAGACGCTGAAGCCGGTGCAGTACTACTACAAGGTGCCCGCCGAGCTCGACAGCCGCGTGGTCATTGCGGTGGACCCGATGCTGGCGACAGGCAACTCGTCGGCCGCGGCGGTGGATCTGCTGAAGCAGTCGGGGGCGAAGGACATCCGCTTCCTCTGCCTGCTCGCGGCACCCGAGGGCGTGGCCTGCATGAAGGAACGGCACCCGGACGTGCGGATCGTGACTGCGGCACTCGACGAGCGGCTGAACGAGAAGGGCTACATCCTGCCCGGCCTCGGCGATGCGGGCGACCGGATGTTCGGGACGAAGTGA
- the add gene encoding adenosine deaminase, which produces MPVADLPKTELHLHLEGAAPPEFMAGLAAEKGVDLSAVIEDGMYVYTDFPHFLQTYEAVSTVLQTPDDYRRLVEAVLRHSKSEGVIYTELFLAPTLTGTSLADWPAYLDAMEAGADAVPEVECRFISTAVRHLGADMARETAEATVAHLTPRLTGWGMGGNEALFSAAEFAPAFDIAREAGLGITTHAGEFGGPESVRESLDHLRPTRLGHGVRAIEDPALVDRIAAEGIVLEVNPGSNVMLGVYASLDDHPIDRLFRSGVPVTVSTDDPPYFHTSMRKEYADLARVFGWTRAEFDAINRVALNAAFCDAATRARLMTRFEEATV; this is translated from the coding sequence ATCCCCGTCGCGGACCTGCCCAAGACCGAACTTCACTTGCACCTGGAGGGCGCCGCCCCGCCGGAGTTCATGGCGGGCCTCGCGGCGGAGAAGGGGGTGGATCTCTCCGCGGTCATCGAGGACGGGATGTATGTCTATACCGACTTCCCGCACTTCCTGCAGACCTACGAGGCGGTCTCTACCGTCCTCCAGACCCCGGACGACTACCGCCGGCTGGTGGAGGCGGTGCTGCGTCACTCGAAATCCGAAGGGGTGATCTATACCGAGCTGTTCCTTGCCCCGACGCTCACCGGCACGTCGCTCGCCGACTGGCCCGCCTATCTCGACGCGATGGAGGCGGGGGCGGATGCGGTGCCGGAGGTCGAATGCCGCTTCATCTCCACCGCCGTCCGGCATCTGGGCGCCGACATGGCGCGGGAAACGGCGGAGGCGACCGTCGCCCACCTGACGCCGCGCCTCACCGGCTGGGGCATGGGCGGGAACGAGGCGCTGTTCTCGGCTGCCGAGTTCGCTCCAGCCTTCGACATCGCGCGGGAGGCGGGGCTGGGCATCACCACCCATGCCGGCGAGTTCGGTGGGCCCGAGAGCGTGCGCGAAAGCCTCGACCACCTGCGCCCCACGCGCCTCGGCCACGGGGTGCGGGCGATCGAGGATCCCGCCCTCGTCGACCGGATCGCGGCGGAGGGGATCGTGCTGGAAGTCAATCCGGGCTCCAACGTCATGCTCGGCGTGTACGCGAGCCTCGACGACCACCCGATCGACCGGCTGTTTCGCTCGGGCGTGCCCGTCACCGTCTCCACTGACGATCCGCCCTATTTCCATACGTCGATGCGCAAGGAATATGCCGATCTCGCCCGGGTCTTCGGCTGGACGCGCGCGGAATTCGATGCCATCAACCGCGTCGCGCTCAACGCCGCCTTCTGCGATGCGGCGACCCGGGCGCGCCTGATGACCCGCTTCGAGGAGGCCACCGTATGA
- a CDS encoding phosphopentomutase has product MPRAFLLVLDSVGCGGAPDAAQFGDEGSNTLGHIAVACAEGRAEEGRSGLLHMPNLDALGLGAAVKLASGLDAPGLGTAPTGAWGAATEVSQGKDTPSGHWELAGVPVPWDWHYFPTTIPAFPTEVTDALIARSGLPGILGDQHASGVPIIEELGAEHVRSGKPICYTSADSVFQIAAHEEAFGLDRLYEVCEIAAELVHPMKVGRVIARPFIGTEGAFERTSNRRDYAIAPPEPTICDRVVAGGGRTLAVGKIGDIFAHRGITELHKAKDDMGLVDHTVRLLAEARNGDFVFANYVEFDSKYGHRRDVSGYASALEAFDARVPELLAGLRDGDLMIFTADHGNDPTWRGTDHTRERVPVLMAGLGARELGLHGFADVGETVAAHLGLAPGNHGKSLI; this is encoded by the coding sequence ATGCCGCGTGCCTTCCTCCTGGTGCTCGACTCAGTGGGCTGCGGCGGCGCGCCCGACGCGGCGCAGTTCGGGGACGAGGGCTCCAACACGCTGGGCCATATCGCCGTCGCCTGCGCCGAGGGGCGGGCGGAGGAGGGGCGTTCCGGCCTGCTGCACATGCCCAATCTCGATGCGCTGGGGTTGGGGGCGGCGGTCAAGCTGGCCTCGGGCCTCGATGCGCCCGGTCTCGGCACCGCGCCCACCGGCGCGTGGGGGGCGGCGACCGAGGTGAGCCAGGGCAAGGACACGCCCTCGGGCCATTGGGAGCTGGCGGGCGTGCCGGTGCCGTGGGACTGGCATTACTTCCCGACGACGATCCCGGCCTTCCCGACTGAGGTCACAGACGCGCTCATCGCCCGCTCCGGTCTGCCCGGCATCCTCGGCGACCAGCACGCCTCCGGCGTTCCGATCATCGAGGAGCTGGGGGCGGAGCATGTCCGCTCCGGCAAGCCGATCTGTTACACCTCCGCCGACAGCGTCTTCCAGATCGCCGCGCATGAGGAGGCGTTCGGCCTAGACCGGCTCTACGAGGTCTGCGAGATCGCGGCCGAACTGGTCCACCCGATGAAGGTCGGCCGCGTCATCGCCCGGCCCTTCATCGGCACCGAAGGCGCGTTCGAGCGCACGTCGAACCGCCGCGACTACGCCATCGCGCCGCCGGAACCCACGATCTGCGACCGGGTGGTGGCGGGCGGCGGGCGCACGCTGGCTGTCGGCAAGATTGGCGACATCTTCGCCCATCGCGGGATCACGGAGCTGCACAAGGCGAAGGACGATATGGGCCTCGTGGACCATACCGTGCGGCTGCTCGCCGAAGCGCGGAACGGCGATTTCGTCTTTGCGAACTATGTCGAGTTCGACTCGAAGTACGGCCACCGCCGCGACGTGTCCGGCTATGCAAGCGCGCTGGAGGCATTCGACGCCCGCGTGCCGGAGCTGCTGGCAGGACTTCGCGACGGCGACCTGATGATCTTCACCGCCGATCACGGCAACGACCCGACCTGGCGCGGCACCGACCATACGCGGGAGCGGGTGCCGGTGCTGATGGCGGGGCTCGGCGCGCGCGAACTGGGCCTGCACGGCTTCGCCGATGTCGGTGAGACGGTGGCCGCGCATCTGGGCCTCGCACCCGGCAACCATGGAAAGAGCCTGATTTGA
- the deoA gene encoding thymidine phosphorylase produces the protein MLPQEVIAKKRDGDRLSEEEIRFFIEGLHDESITEGQVGAMAMAILLNGMAMDERVALTQAMRDSGTVVGWDLDGPVIDKHSTGGVGDNVSLMLAPALAACGAYVPMISGRGLGHTGGTLDKFDAIPGYRTQPDLDELRRVTQKVGCAIIGQTPDIAPADKRLYGIRDVTGTVESIDLITSSILSKKLAAGLDALVLDVKVGTGAFMATAEDADALARSLVEVANGAGCKTSAIITDMNEPLATAAGNALEVINAVRFLKMEEVDSRLWDVTVALGGQALFLAGLAKDAGDGEAKMRAAFESGQAAERFARMVSELGGPADFMENYERHLASASVVREIAPATPGFVSRIDTKGLGLTVVELGGGRVRAADPIDYAVGLDMLAGRGMRVDEDQPIARIHAASEDAADRAEARLRAAYRISDDAPRELPLEKGRIG, from the coding sequence ATGCTGCCGCAGGAGGTCATCGCCAAGAAACGCGACGGCGACCGGCTGAGCGAGGAAGAGATCCGCTTCTTCATCGAAGGGCTCCATGACGAGAGCATCACCGAGGGGCAGGTGGGCGCCATGGCCATGGCGATCCTGCTCAACGGCATGGCGATGGACGAGCGGGTGGCGCTCACACAGGCGATGCGGGACAGCGGCACGGTGGTCGGCTGGGACCTCGACGGCCCGGTGATCGACAAGCATTCGACGGGCGGGGTGGGGGACAACGTGTCCCTCATGCTCGCGCCCGCGCTGGCGGCCTGTGGGGCCTACGTCCCGATGATCTCCGGCCGCGGGCTGGGGCATACGGGCGGGACGCTCGACAAGTTCGACGCGATCCCCGGCTACCGCACGCAGCCCGATCTCGATGAGCTGCGGCGGGTCACGCAGAAGGTCGGCTGCGCCATCATCGGTCAGACGCCGGACATCGCGCCGGCGGACAAGCGGCTCTACGGCATCCGCGACGTGACGGGGACGGTGGAGAGCATCGACCTCATCACCTCCTCGATCCTGTCGAAGAAGCTCGCCGCAGGCCTCGATGCGCTGGTCCTCGACGTGAAGGTCGGCACGGGGGCCTTCATGGCGACGGCGGAGGATGCGGATGCGCTGGCGCGCTCTCTCGTGGAGGTCGCGAACGGCGCGGGCTGCAAGACGTCGGCCATCATCACCGACATGAACGAGCCGCTGGCGACCGCCGCGGGCAACGCGCTGGAGGTCATCAACGCCGTCCGCTTCCTGAAGATGGAGGAGGTGGACAGCCGCCTGTGGGACGTGACCGTCGCGCTCGGCGGGCAGGCATTGTTCCTCGCGGGGCTGGCGAAGGACGCGGGCGACGGTGAGGCGAAGATGCGCGCCGCCTTCGAGAGCGGGCAGGCGGCGGAGCGGTTCGCGCGGATGGTAAGCGAACTCGGCGGCCCTGCGGATTTCATGGAGAATTACGAGCGGCACCTGGCCTCGGCATCGGTGGTGCGGGAGATCGCGCCGGCGACGCCCGGTTTCGTCAGCCGCATCGACACGAAGGGCCTGGGCCTGACCGTGGTGGAACTCGGCGGCGGGCGGGTGCGCGCCGCCGATCCGATCGACTACGCCGTGGGCCTCGACATGCTCGCGGGCCGGGGGATGCGGGTGGACGAGGACCAGCCCATCGCGCGGATCCATGCCGCGAGCGAGGACGCCGCCGACCGGGCCGAGGCGCGGCTGCGCGCGGCCTACAGGATCAGCGACGACGCGCCCCGCGAGCTGCCGCTGGAAAAAGGGCGGATCGGCTGA
- the deoC gene encoding deoxyribose-phosphate aldolase produces the protein MSDLKDAAARALACLDLTNLNEDCTEEDVLALCDRAQTKHGPTAAICIWPQFVAAAKRRLAGTGIRIATVVNFPSGMEEADDVMEMAEQAVDDGADEIDVVTPYPKLLEGHPQEVAAIVRRVRKEAEGAQVKAILETGMLGSPELIRSASEQAIAGGAHFIKTSTGKVPINATLQSARIMLEAIKASDEEVGFKPAGGVKTTEDAAAYLALCDEIMGEGWATPATFRIGASGVLDALIATLDGADAPRAAEGY, from the coding sequence ATGAGCGATCTTAAGGATGCAGCGGCGCGCGCGCTCGCCTGCCTCGACCTGACCAACCTCAACGAGGACTGCACCGAGGAGGACGTTCTCGCCCTCTGCGACCGCGCCCAGACGAAGCACGGCCCGACGGCCGCCATCTGCATCTGGCCGCAATTCGTGGCGGCGGCGAAGCGGCGGCTCGCGGGCACCGGCATCCGCATCGCCACGGTCGTCAACTTCCCCTCCGGCATGGAGGAGGCCGACGACGTGATGGAGATGGCGGAGCAGGCGGTGGACGACGGCGCGGACGAGATCGACGTGGTCACGCCGTACCCCAAGCTCCTCGAAGGTCACCCGCAGGAGGTCGCCGCCATCGTCCGCCGCGTGCGGAAGGAGGCCGAGGGCGCGCAGGTCAAAGCGATCCTGGAGACCGGGATGCTGGGCTCGCCGGAGCTGATCCGCAGCGCCTCCGAACAGGCGATCGCGGGCGGGGCGCACTTCATCAAGACCTCCACCGGCAAGGTGCCGATCAACGCGACGCTGCAATCGGCCCGCATCATGCTGGAAGCGATCAAGGCGAGCGACGAGGAGGTCGGCTTCAAACCCGCGGGCGGGGTGAAGACGACGGAGGACGCGGCGGCGTATCTGGCGCTCTGCGACGAGATCATGGGGGAGGGTTGGGCGACGCCCGCCACCTTCCGCATCGGGGCGTCCGGCGTGCTCGACGCGCTGATCGCGACGCTCGACGGAGCCGACGCACCCCGCGCGGCGGAGGGCTACTGA
- a CDS encoding purine-nucleoside phosphorylase, with protein sequence MNLDAVRARIGEAPVALGMILGSGLGAMADEMEEAQRISFDEIEGMPQSGVSGHAGALVVGQLEGVRCAILSGRVHYYEQGHAAAMRPALELLKGIGAASVLLTNSAGSTREEMPPGSLMALSDHINFSGLNPLIGDTGDERFVGMVNAYAPALRDRLHAAARAEEITLHDGVYAWFSGPSFETPAEIRMIRTLGADAVGMSTVPETILARRIGLEVAAISCITNFGAGMTDINNSHAETLEESAKARAGFIRLVRAYVRSFA encoded by the coding sequence ATGAACCTCGACGCGGTTCGCGCGCGCATCGGTGAGGCGCCGGTGGCGCTCGGCATGATCCTGGGCTCCGGCCTCGGGGCGATGGCGGACGAGATGGAGGAGGCGCAGCGGATCTCCTTCGACGAGATCGAGGGGATGCCGCAATCCGGCGTCTCGGGCCACGCGGGCGCGCTGGTCGTGGGTCAACTGGAAGGGGTGCGCTGCGCGATCCTGTCGGGCCGGGTGCATTACTACGAGCAAGGCCACGCGGCGGCGATGCGGCCTGCGCTCGAACTCTTGAAGGGGATCGGGGCGGCCTCGGTGCTGCTGACCAACTCCGCCGGGTCGACGCGGGAGGAGATGCCGCCGGGCTCCCTGATGGCGCTGTCCGACCACATCAATTTCTCGGGCCTCAACCCGCTGATCGGCGATACCGGGGATGAGCGCTTCGTGGGCATGGTCAACGCCTATGCGCCCGCCCTGCGCGACCGGCTGCATGCCGCCGCGCGGGCCGAGGAGATCACCCTTCACGATGGGGTCTATGCGTGGTTCTCCGGCCCCAGCTTCGAGACGCCGGCCGAGATCCGCATGATCCGCACGTTGGGCGCGGATGCGGTCGGCATGTCGACGGTGCCCGAGACGATCCTCGCTCGCCGGATCGGGCTGGAGGTTGCCGCGATCTCCTGCATCACGAATTTCGGGGCGGGCATGACCGACATCAACAATTCCCATGCCGAGACCCTGGAGGAATCGGCGAAGGCGCGTGCGGGCTTCATCCGCCTGGTCCGCGCCTATGTACGGAGCTTCGCATGA
- a CDS encoding cytidine deaminase, which produces MQDLFEAAKAARENAYAPYSNFKVGAAIRTPAGIFAGCNVENVAYPEGTCAEAGAIAAMCAAGVREVTEVLVIADSPVPITPCGGCRQKLVEFAKPDVAVILAGPEGEKTRMKVGDLLPGTFTTEHLE; this is translated from the coding sequence ATGCAAGACCTGTTCGAGGCGGCGAAGGCGGCGCGGGAGAACGCCTACGCCCCCTATTCCAACTTCAAGGTGGGCGCGGCGATCCGCACGCCCGCGGGCATCTTCGCCGGCTGCAATGTGGAGAACGTGGCTTATCCCGAGGGCACCTGCGCCGAGGCGGGCGCGATCGCGGCGATGTGCGCGGCGGGCGTCCGAGAGGTTACGGAGGTTCTGGTGATCGCCGACAGCCCGGTGCCGATCACGCCGTGCGGCGGCTGCCGGCAGAAGCTGGTGGAGTTCGCAAAGCCCGACGTGGCCGTGATCCTCGCCGGGCCGGAGGGGGAGAAGACGCGGATGAAAGTGGGCGACCTTCTGCCCGGCACCTTCACGACGGAGCATCTGGAATGA